DNA sequence from the Methanobrevibacter sp. genome:
AGAATTTATCCTAATGCTCACGTTTCCGGACACGCTGGAAGAGAAGACCACAGGGAATTCTTACGTATGTTAAAACCACAACATATTATTCCTGCACACGGAGATTTATCAATGCTTGCAGCTTATGCTGAACTTGCTGAAGAAGAAGGATATAGGATAGGTTATGATATCCATATTTTAAGAAATGCTCAAGCACAAGTTTTTAAAAGTTAAGAGGGATGTAAAATGAGTGATGTAAAAGAAGTACTTGGAAATTATTCAGGCGATATTACAAAAACAATTGAAGAAGAATTAGCAACAATTACTCCGGATAATCTTGCAGAAGCATCTGTTTATCTTACAAGAGCTGGAGGAAAAATGCTTAGACCTGCTTTAACATTAATAACTGCTGAAGCTGTTGGTGGATCTCGTGAATCTGCATTAAAATCCGGTGCAGCTATTGAATTGATTCACACTTTTTCACTTATCCATGATGATATCATGGACCAGGATGATATGAGAAGAGGAATGCCTTCCGTTCATAAGGTTTGGGGTGATGATGTAGCTATTCTAGCAGGGGACACATTATTCTCTAAAGCTTTTGAAATTATTATAGGTTCTAAGGGAACCAGTTCTGAACAAAACAACAAGGCTTTAGCTACTGTTGCTGACGCTTGTGTAAAAATCTGTGAAGGTCAAGCTTTGGATATGGGCTTTGAAGAAAGATTCGATGTTACTGAAGAAGAATATATGGAAATGATTTTCAAAAAAACTGGTGCTTTGATTGCAGCTGCTACAAAAGCTGGTGCTATCATGGGTGGAGCATCTGATGAAGTCATTGATGCTATGTATGAATATGGTCGTTTAATAGGTCTTGCTTTCCAAATTCAGGATGATTATCTTGATATCGCATCCGATGAGGAAACATTAGGTAAACCAATTGGTTCTGATATTGGAAAAGGAAAAATGACCATTATTGCAATTAAAGGTTTGGCCAGTGTTGAAGATGACAGATTACTGGAAATCTTAAAAGCTGAAAATAATTCTCAAGATGAGATAGATGAAGCAATTGAAATTTTAACAAATTGTGGCGCTATTGAATATGCTCGCAATTTGGCATTAGAATCTGTCAACCAAGCTAAAGAAGTACTTGAAATATTGGATGATTCTTCATCTAAACAGGTACTTGCTGACATTGCAGATTTTGTACTTGAGAGAAGCGCATAATTTTTCTCTCAATTTTTTTAATTTTTTTTTAAGATTCCAGAAAAATCCGGAATCTCATATTTTTTAAATAATATTTTTTATTTGGTTTTGAATTGAAATTTCTATATTTTTAAGTAACAATAGTATATGAATTTATTCAAGAAAGTGATTCTGTTGAATTTTTTTGAATCGCATTATAGAAATTTCATTCTGATGATAATAGAAACTATTATCACAAGTAATTTTATTTTAATTAGTATATATCTTTTTTCTTTGATTTTAAAGCAATTTTACGATGTTAAAGCAATTTTTTAGAGTTAAAGCAATAATGTTATTAACAACTTAAACATAATATTATTTTATGAAAGGAATTATTGGTGCAATTGCAGGTGACATTATCGGTTCAACAAGGGAACATAACACAATTAAAACAAAAGATTTTGAACTCTTTCCATTAATGTCAACCTTTACGGATGATACTGTGATGACATTGGCTATCGCTCAATGGTTATGTGATAACATGTCATCAAAAGAGGTTTTAATTAATAATCTGAAACATTTTGGAAACAGATACATTAACGCCGGTTACGGAAGAAGTTTTTACCATTGGTTGGGTCAGGAATCTCCTGAACCTTACGGAAGTTGGGCCAACGGATCTGCTATGCGAGTATCTCCATGTGCATGGGTGGCTGAATCGTTAGAAGAGGCACAAAAATTAGCTGAACTGTCTGCAATAGTAACTCACAATCATCCTGAAGGAGTTAAAGGTGCGCTAGCAACATGTGATGCAATTTATTTGGCTCGTATTGGTGCTTCAAAGGATGAAATCAGAGACCACATTGAACTTCGCTATGATTATGATTTAAGCAGAACTGTTGATGAAATCAGACCAGTTTACTCATTTGATGTGTCCTGTGCCGGAAGTGTTCCAGAGTCCATAATATGTTTTTTAGATGGTGATGATTTTGAAGATACTATCAGAAATGCCGTATCCTTAGGCGGTGATGCGGATACTCAGGCAGCAATTGCAGGAAGCATTGCCAGTGCATATTGGGAAGTTCCCGAAAATATTGCAGATGAAGCTATCGCTCATTTAGATGATTTCTTATTAAATACATTCATTGATTTTGAAGATAAATTCTTATGATTTTTTCTTCTTTTGCTTGTTTTTCATTTTTTTAAGCTGATTTAGGAATCTCTCATCATAGTTTCTTGCAATATCTTCATATTTGTTCCATATGCCTATTGCGGTTTCGGGAATTACATTACGTTTGTCTTCTGAAAATTTGGTATATGTATGCATCATTTCCTTTGAATCTGAGATTAACACCTTTACAAATGGAATGTCTGCTTTCTGGATGTTGATTTCGGCATCTTTAAACATTTTGATGATATTTATTTCTTCGTCGTTGACATAACATGTGGGTGATGCCAGAATATTCACGGTTAATTTTGGTCTTGACTTAAATGCCTTGATGAGCTGTTCTCCTTCGCCTTCAAACAGAAATCCTATTCTCATATTTACGGTATTTCTGGCTCTTTTTATGATTTCCAGTTCCTGTGATATGATTTTGTCAACACCGTATATTCTCCAGATTGGAGCCTGCACTTGACTCATACCGTTTTCATAGATGTAGGTCAGTCTTGTTATTGTATCATCTATTTCATTGTCCAGTCTTTCCTTTTCTCTGCTTAATACTTCAACAGGTGATTTGACATTGTATGTAAGAGGTCTTCCGTCTTCCACTTCAATAAAATTCTTTTTCACAAGGCTTTTCAAAACATCATATATTTTACTTCTGGGGATGCCTGATTTTTCAGCTATTTCTGTTGCATTTGACGAGATTAATGAAGTGAGTGTCACATATGCTTCAGCTTCATACATTGTTAGTCCGATTCCTTTGAGTACTGATATATTTTCATCCATATTTTAATTTTAAATTTGATTTATATATAAATGTTACTTTTCACCCTTAAACAGTGACAAAATCTTTATATGTAAATATGGTATTAAATATTATTAACGAATTATATGAGGTAATTATTATGGCAGAAGAAGGCTTAGATATGTTTTGTTATCAATGTTCCCAAACCGCTAAAGGTACTGGTTGTACCGTAAGTGGAGTTTGTGGAAAAAAACCAACTGTAGCAAGATTACAAGATAATTTAATCTTTACTATGAAAGGAATTAGTGCATACAACTATAACGCAAATGTTTTAGGAAAAAATGATCCTGAAATCGATGCATTTTTAACTAAAGGTCTTTACACAACATTAACCAATGTCAACTTCGATGTAAATGACTTAGTTGCTCTAGCACTTGAAGCAGGTAAAGTAAGTGTCGACGTAATGAGATTACTCAAAGATGCACATATTGAAGCTTACGGAGAACCACAACCTGTGGAAGTTAAAGTTGGAGCACAGGAAGGACCAGCAATCATTGTAACCGGTCACGACTTAAAAGCATTAGAAGAATTATTAAAACAAGTGGAAGGAACTGACATTAAAGTTTACACTCACTCAGAAATGTTACCTGCTCATGGATACCCTGGATTAAACAAATACGAAAACTTAGCAGGTCAATTAGGTGGGGCATGGCACGATCAAAGAACCGTCTTTAAAAAATACAATGCAGCAATTGTAGGAACCAGTAACTGTGTTTTACCAGCACTTGACGCATACAAAGAAAGAATGTTCACTATGGATGTAGCTAAACTTGAAGGAGTAAAAACCGTAGAAGATTATGATTTCTCAGAAGTAATTGAATGTGCAAAATCCTTAGGAGGATTAGAAGCTGAAGAATTAACCACAATTACTACAGGTTGGAGTGCAGGAGCTATTGTTGAACATGCTGACAAAATTAAGGAATTAGTTTTAGACGGTAAAATCAGAAGATTCTTTGTAGTCGGAGGATGTGACAAAGCAGCAAAACACAACGACTACTACAGGGAATTCGTACAGAACTTACCTCAAGACACTGTTATCTTAACATTAGCATGCGGTAAATACAAATTCAATGACCTCGACTTAGGTGACATTGAAGGAATTCCAAGATTATTAGATGTCGGTCAATGTAATGACACTATTGTTGCAGTTGATGTAGCATTAGCATTATGCGACTTATTTGACATGGAATTAAATGAATTACCATTAACAATTGTTCTTTCATGGATGGAACAAAAAGCAGCTGCTGTTCTCTGGGCATTATTATACCTTGGAAAAACAGACATGTGGCTTGGACCTGTGCTTCCTGCATGGTGTAATGACGATATCATAAATGTTTTAGTCGAAAACTACAATTTAACTCCTACTACTGGTGATGCTATAGCAGACATCAAAACCATTATGGGAGAATAATTATGGAAGATTTAAAAGCAAAAGCATTAGATATTGAAAACTTAGTCAAATACGAAAAAGATAGTGTAGTCAGCCGTGAAGTTATTAAAAAGGAGCTTGGAACAGTAACATTCTTCGCCTTTGATCAAGGTCAGGGATTATCAGAACATTCCGCTCCTTTTGATGCAATGGTTCAAATTATTGACGGTGAAGCAGAAATAACAATTTCTGGTGTAAAAAACACTGTTAAAAAAGGTGAAATGATTATCATGCCTGCAAATGAACCACATGCTCTTCAGGCTGTAAATGCACCTTATAAAATGATATTAACCATGATTAAAAGTGATTAATTTCATTTTATTACTTTCATTTTTTTCAAAAATTGGTATGGATTATTGGAAGTGCAAATCTTTCAATAATCTTCAATACAATTAAATAACTTTTTTTAGGAATTATTCAACTTATTTTTTCCACCATACCATTATCCAATCCGCTTTATCTTTAACATTATAGTATTTTTTAGTTTCACTGTCATATGTAAGAATTCTTTCAAGATATTCTCTCAGCAGTTCTTTTTCTTCATCGTTATAAATGTCCAGTCTGAATTTGCCGTTGTCCATAGCTTCTTCAATGCTGTCGTATTCTCTGTAATTGTTTAAGTCAAAACGGTCAATATTTGCATAAATTCCCATATTGAAAAGTATATTGAAGAAATAATTGTAATCAGGAAAGTTTTCTGTTTTTATTCCGAGTTCCCTGTCAAAGTCTTTTTCTATCTTTTTATTTTCAGGTCCAAAAATTGTTATAAATACATATTTGTTGGCTATTTTATTTAATTCGGATAAAACTTCCTCAATGGGAATAATGCCATTCAAAGATCTTGAACATACAACTACATCCATATCACCAATTTCCTCATATTTTATCTCTTCAATTGGTTTTAAAATGGTTTCAATGTTATCCACATTATTGTCTTTGGCTCTTTTTTCGAGATATTCAAGCATTTTTGGTGAGGAATCTAGTCCGATTACTTTTTTCACTCTTTTAGCAATTGGGATTGTTACTGATCCTTCACCGCAGCCAACATCAAGCACTGTATCATTTTCATCCAGAATTAATTTGGACAATAATGCATCGTTGTAGTCCTCTTTATGTGTTCTTTTAAAAAAGCCTGGTGCTGCTTTATCCCAGTCTTTATCAATTTTGTTTGCTAGTTTTTCTGCCCAAAATCCTGTCCAATCAACATCATTCGGATTCTTAATACATTGTTTCATAGTATCACTTTAAAATTCTTTTTTCATACATATGACGTTTTCATCGTCTTTAAATTGACCAAAATTTCTAATTGGTTTATATTTCAATTTTTCATATAATTTAATAGCTGCAATATTATTTTTGCCAGTAACAATATGGGAAAATTTGAAATTTTTTTCAATCACCTGTTTTTCCAGCTGGGTTATAAGTTTGAATGCAATTCCCTTTTTTCTGTATTCTTTTTTTACATATACCCTTTTAAACTCAACAGTATTTTCATTTAACTGCCTATAACTGGCACAGGCTACGGCTTTGTCGCCATCAAGAAGTATTATGACAACATGAGGCTTATCGAACTCATTGTATTTTTCATATTTTTTTAAGTCATCTCCAATACGTTGATAATATCCATTATCCAACTCTTCAACAAGTTCAAGGAATCTTTCATCTTTTTCATTTGTCAGAATGGTTTTCATTTTAGTTCATGTTTTTGTTTTTCCGGATAAAATGTTTTTATAGTCTTCATAGTTTTCTTTTAGAAGTCTTGGAATGTCTAATTCATATGGGCAGTTGTCTACACATGCATAGCATTCTATGCAGTTTTCTGTTTCAGCCATTGTTTTTTGCCATTCTTCGGTTAAATGAGGTTCTGTTGGGAATCTTCTAACCCAGAGTGACATCCTTGCACAGGTGTTTATCTTAATTCCTTCAGGACAAGGCATGCAATATCCGCATCCTCTGCAGAAGTCTTCTCCCAGTTCATTTTTATCTTTTTCAATGGCCAGTTTCAAATCATCATCCAAAACGGTATTTTCCCCGTAAGATAAAAATTCATCCAGTTCGGAGATTTTTTGAATTCCCCAAATTGGCAGAACATTATCAAATTGATTCAGGAATGCAAAGCTTGCTTTTGAATTGGTAATTAATCCTCCGCCCATTGCTTTCATAGCTATAAAACCGACATCAAGCTGTTTACATTTTTCAACCAGTTCTATTTCTTCTTCACCGCTTAAATATGAAAATGGGTATTGCAGAGTTTCATAAAGTCCGCTTTCAATGGCTTCATGTGCAAATGTTATTTTATGGGTTGTAATTCCGATATGTTTAATCATTCCTTTTTCTTTTGCTTCAAGCATTGCCTGATACACTTCATCATCTTTTTTAGGAACGAATGAAATGTTGTGGAATTGGTATAAATCCAGATAATCTGTTTTTAAGCTTTTCAGTGATGTTTCTAAATCGCTCCAAAATACTTCCGGTGTTTCCGCTGCGGTTTTACTTGCCAGCAATAACTTTTCACGAGGTAAGTCTTTAAATGCATTGCCCATCTTTTCTTCACTGTCTGTGTAAAAATGGGCGGTGTCATAAAAGTTGATGCCGTTATCATATGCTTTTTTAAGAATTTCTATTGCTTCATCCATATTGCATCTTTGAATTGGAAGTGCTCCAAATCCATTTTTATTTACTTCAAGATTAGTTTTTCCA
Encoded proteins:
- the idsA gene encoding short chain isoprenyl diphosphate synthase IdsA; its protein translation is MSDVKEVLGNYSGDITKTIEEELATITPDNLAEASVYLTRAGGKMLRPALTLITAEAVGGSRESALKSGAAIELIHTFSLIHDDIMDQDDMRRGMPSVHKVWGDDVAILAGDTLFSKAFEIIIGSKGTSSEQNNKALATVADACVKICEGQALDMGFEERFDVTEEEYMEMIFKKTGALIAAATKAGAIMGGASDEVIDAMYEYGRLIGLAFQIQDDYLDIASDEETLGKPIGSDIGKGKMTIIAIKGLASVEDDRLLEILKAENNSQDEIDEAIEILTNCGAIEYARNLALESVNQAKEVLEILDDSSSKQVLADIADFVLERSA
- a CDS encoding ADP-ribosylglycohydrolase family protein, whose product is MKGIIGAIAGDIIGSTREHNTIKTKDFELFPLMSTFTDDTVMTLAIAQWLCDNMSSKEVLINNLKHFGNRYINAGYGRSFYHWLGQESPEPYGSWANGSAMRVSPCAWVAESLEEAQKLAELSAIVTHNHPEGVKGALATCDAIYLARIGASKDEIRDHIELRYDYDLSRTVDEIRPVYSFDVSCAGSVPESIICFLDGDDFEDTIRNAVSLGGDADTQAAIAGSIASAYWEVPENIADEAIAHLDDFLLNTFIDFEDKFL
- a CDS encoding TrmB family transcriptional regulator, producing the protein MDENISVLKGIGLTMYEAEAYVTLTSLISSNATEIAEKSGIPRSKIYDVLKSLVKKNFIEVEDGRPLTYNVKSPVEVLSREKERLDNEIDDTITRLTYIYENGMSQVQAPIWRIYGVDKIISQELEIIKRARNTVNMRIGFLFEGEGEQLIKAFKSRPKLTVNILASPTCYVNDEEINIIKMFKDAEINIQKADIPFVKVLISDSKEMMHTYTKFSEDKRNVIPETAIGIWNKYEDIARNYDERFLNQLKKMKNKQKKKKS
- the hcp gene encoding hydroxylamine reductase; its protein translation is MAEEGLDMFCYQCSQTAKGTGCTVSGVCGKKPTVARLQDNLIFTMKGISAYNYNANVLGKNDPEIDAFLTKGLYTTLTNVNFDVNDLVALALEAGKVSVDVMRLLKDAHIEAYGEPQPVEVKVGAQEGPAIIVTGHDLKALEELLKQVEGTDIKVYTHSEMLPAHGYPGLNKYENLAGQLGGAWHDQRTVFKKYNAAIVGTSNCVLPALDAYKERMFTMDVAKLEGVKTVEDYDFSEVIECAKSLGGLEAEELTTITTGWSAGAIVEHADKIKELVLDGKIRRFFVVGGCDKAAKHNDYYREFVQNLPQDTVILTLACGKYKFNDLDLGDIEGIPRLLDVGQCNDTIVAVDVALALCDLFDMELNELPLTIVLSWMEQKAAAVLWALLYLGKTDMWLGPVLPAWCNDDIINVLVENYNLTPTTGDAIADIKTIMGE
- a CDS encoding cupin domain-containing protein; translated protein: MMEDLKAKALDIENLVKYEKDSVVSREVIKKELGTVTFFAFDQGQGLSEHSAPFDAMVQIIDGEAEITISGVKNTVKKGEMIIMPANEPHALQAVNAPYKMILTMIKSD
- a CDS encoding class I SAM-dependent methyltransferase, which codes for MKQCIKNPNDVDWTGFWAEKLANKIDKDWDKAAPGFFKRTHKEDYNDALLSKLILDENDTVLDVGCGEGSVTIPIAKRVKKVIGLDSSPKMLEYLEKRAKDNNVDNIETILKPIEEIKYEEIGDMDVVVCSRSLNGIIPIEEVLSELNKIANKYVFITIFGPENKKIEKDFDRELGIKTENFPDYNYFFNILFNMGIYANIDRFDLNNYREYDSIEEAMDNGKFRLDIYNDEEKELLREYLERILTYDSETKKYYNVKDKADWIMVWWKK
- a CDS encoding GNAT family N-acetyltransferase, with product MKTILTNEKDERFLELVEELDNGYYQRIGDDLKKYEKYNEFDKPHVVIILLDGDKAVACASYRQLNENTVEFKRVYVKKEYRKKGIAFKLITQLEKQVIEKNFKFSHIVTGKNNIAAIKLYEKLKYKPIRNFGQFKDDENVICMKKEF
- a CDS encoding aldo/keto reductase; translation: MKIMRLGKTNLEVNKNGFGALPIQRCNMDEAIEILKKAYDNGINFYDTAHFYTDSEEKMGNAFKDLPREKLLLASKTAAETPEVFWSDLETSLKSLKTDYLDLYQFHNISFVPKKDDEVYQAMLEAKEKGMIKHIGITTHKITFAHEAIESGLYETLQYPFSYLSGEEEIELVEKCKQLDVGFIAMKAMGGGLITNSKASFAFLNQFDNVLPIWGIQKISELDEFLSYGENTVLDDDLKLAIEKDKNELGEDFCRGCGYCMPCPEGIKINTCARMSLWVRRFPTEPHLTEEWQKTMAETENCIECYACVDNCPYELDIPRLLKENYEDYKNILSGKTKT